One window from the genome of Paracoccus marcusii encodes:
- the bamA gene encoding outer membrane protein assembly factor BamA has product MERKLGKGALALVTSLAIAAPIGMIPQQAAAVVFGSIQVQGNQQIETGAVLSTLALPQGQDLSPGQINDGLQRLQNSGLFETVELIPQGSTLVVRVSEYPIVNQITFEGNRRLNDERLAEIVRSQSRRVYQPSQAIQDAQAIAQTYAAEGRLAARVDPRIIRRSGNRVDLVFEIREGNVTEIERVSFVGNRAYSDRRLRNVLETKQAGLLRTFIRRDTFAPERIPLDEQLLTDFYRSQGYADFRVQGVAPEIARERDAFFITFNISEGPRYRFGRVETISEIPGVDASLFAEQSRVRRGSFYNPSVIDTSIRRMETIAIQQGLNFVNIEPRVTRNPENQTLDLTFALTRGQRVFVERIDIEGNTTTLDQVIRRQFTTVEGDPFNPREIRNSAERVRALGYFADAQVQTREGSSPDQVIVGVNVEEQPTGSLSLGASYGVNSGVGFNIGLTEQNFLGRGQTLGLQLQTATDDRAAGVTFIEPFFLGRDLRFGFSANYTETEGLNSDFDTRQIRIQPSLEFPISANARIELRYRISEDKLSNVTEDSSALLIAEEGTRLTSSLGYTYNWDSRRTGLDPLTAYRFRFSQDFAGAGGDTKTITTTALAGVESTAWRESVTLRGEVEAGAIYTYGDYSTWILDRFRTGNRVRGFEPNGIGPRDLAAVNEDGLGGNFYWAARGEAQFPIGLPEEYGIQGGLFVDVGSLWGLDRTIGTGGVPVDDDMYTRAAVGASIFWTTPIGPLRFNFSQALKKEDYDLEQNFDLTIQTNF; this is encoded by the coding sequence ATGGAACGGAAACTGGGCAAGGGCGCATTGGCGCTGGTGACGTCCCTGGCGATCGCGGCGCCAATCGGAATGATCCCGCAGCAGGCCGCCGCCGTGGTCTTCGGCAGCATCCAGGTTCAGGGCAACCAGCAGATCGAGACGGGCGCCGTGCTGTCCACGCTGGCCTTGCCGCAGGGCCAGGACCTGAGCCCCGGCCAGATCAACGACGGTCTGCAGCGCCTGCAGAATTCCGGCCTGTTCGAGACGGTCGAACTGATCCCGCAGGGGTCCACCCTGGTCGTGCGCGTCAGCGAGTATCCGATCGTCAACCAGATCACCTTCGAGGGCAACCGCCGCCTGAACGACGAGCGTCTGGCCGAGATCGTCCGCAGCCAGTCGCGCCGGGTCTATCAGCCCAGCCAGGCCATCCAGGATGCCCAGGCCATCGCCCAGACCTATGCCGCCGAAGGGCGCCTGGCCGCCCGCGTCGATCCGCGCATCATCCGCCGCAGCGGCAACCGCGTCGATCTGGTCTTCGAGATCCGCGAAGGCAACGTCACCGAGATCGAGCGCGTCAGCTTTGTCGGCAACCGCGCCTATTCGGACCGCCGCCTGCGCAACGTGCTGGAGACCAAGCAGGCGGGCCTGCTGCGGACCTTCATCCGCCGCGACACCTTTGCGCCCGAGCGCATCCCGCTGGACGAACAGCTGCTGACCGATTTCTATCGTTCGCAGGGTTACGCCGATTTTCGCGTGCAGGGCGTGGCGCCCGAAATCGCGCGTGAACGTGACGCGTTCTTCATCACCTTCAACATTTCCGAAGGGCCGCGCTATCGCTTTGGCCGGGTCGAGACCATCTCGGAGATCCCGGGCGTCGATGCGTCGCTGTTCGCCGAGCAGAGCCGTGTCCGGCGCGGGTCGTTCTACAACCCGTCGGTCATCGACACGTCGATCCGCCGGATGGAGACGATCGCCATCCAGCAGGGCCTGAACTTCGTCAACATCGAGCCTCGCGTCACCCGCAACCCGGAAAACCAGACGCTGGACCTGACCTTTGCGCTGACCCGCGGCCAGCGCGTCTTCGTCGAGCGCATCGACATCGAGGGCAACACCACGACGCTGGACCAGGTGATCCGCCGCCAGTTCACCACCGTCGAGGGCGACCCCTTCAACCCGCGCGAGATCCGCAATTCGGCCGAACGCGTGCGGGCGCTTGGCTATTTCGCGGATGCGCAGGTCCAGACCCGCGAGGGCAGCAGCCCCGACCAGGTCATCGTCGGCGTCAATGTCGAGGAACAGCCGACCGGGTCGCTGTCCCTGGGCGCCAGCTATGGCGTCAATTCGGGCGTGGGCTTCAACATCGGCCTGACCGAGCAGAACTTCCTGGGCCGCGGCCAGACCCTGGGCCTGCAGCTGCAGACCGCGACCGACGACCGCGCCGCCGGGGTCACCTTCATCGAGCCGTTCTTCCTGGGCCGCGACCTGCGCTTTGGCTTCTCGGCCAACTATACCGAGACAGAGGGCCTGAATTCGGATTTCGACACCCGTCAGATCCGCATCCAGCCGTCGCTGGAGTTCCCGATCTCGGCCAATGCACGGATCGAGCTGCGCTACCGCATTTCGGAGGACAAGCTGTCCAACGTGACCGAGGACAGCTCGGCCCTGCTGATCGCCGAGGAGGGCACGCGCCTGACTTCGTCGCTTGGCTATACCTACAACTGGGATTCGCGCCGCACCGGGCTGGACCCGCTGACCGCGTACCGGTTCCGCTTCTCGCAGGATTTCGCGGGTGCGGGGGGTGACACCAAGACGATCACCACGACCGCGCTGGCCGGCGTCGAAAGCACCGCCTGGCGCGAGAGCGTGACCCTGCGCGGCGAGGTCGAGGCCGGGGCGATCTATACCTACGGCGATTATTCGACCTGGATCCTGGACCGCTTCCGCACCGGCAACCGCGTCCGCGGGTTCGAGCCGAACGGCATCGGGCCGCGCGACCTGGCTGCGGTGAACGAGGACGGCCTGGGCGGCAACTTCTACTGGGCGGCGCGCGGCGAGGCGCAGTTTCCCATCGGCCTGCCCGAGGAGTACGGCATTCAGGGCGGTCTTTTCGTCGATGTCGGCTCGCTGTGGGGTCTGGACCGGACCATCGGCACCGGCGGCGTCCCGGTCGATGACGACATGTACACGCGCGCCGCGGTCGGTGCGTCGATCTTCTGGACCACGCCCATCGGTCCGCTGCGCTTCAACTTCTCGCAGGCGCTGAAGAAGGAAGACTATGACCTGGAACAGAATTTCGACCTGACGATCCAGACGAACTTCTGA
- a CDS encoding OmpH family outer membrane protein — protein MPVLRMGLGLVAAALMSLPAAAQDATVPDIPAPEIPPIATPPVLPNSTIPSPEEAAESAPILTLDQEVLYLSSAWGLRAQARLEAKGEEVTAENDRLTQLLSSEEARLTEQRSTLPAAEFRELAESFDIRATRIRRERAQAVQDLNAWAEADRAAFFRAALPVMGQVMQDRGAVAVLDRRTIFVSLDAIDVTEQLVAALDDRIGDGEGVVPLPDQPPSEDAP, from the coding sequence ATGCCGGTCCTTCGGATGGGACTGGGGCTGGTGGCGGCGGCGTTGATGTCGCTGCCCGCCGCTGCGCAGGATGCGACGGTGCCCGACATCCCGGCGCCCGAGATCCCGCCGATCGCCACACCGCCCGTCCTGCCCAACAGCACCATTCCCAGCCCCGAGGAGGCGGCCGAAAGCGCGCCGATCCTGACGCTGGACCAGGAGGTTCTGTACCTGTCCTCGGCCTGGGGTCTGCGCGCGCAGGCCCGGCTTGAGGCCAAGGGCGAGGAGGTCACCGCCGAGAACGACCGCCTGACGCAGCTGCTGTCGTCGGAGGAGGCACGCCTGACCGAACAGCGCAGCACGCTGCCCGCGGCCGAATTCCGCGAGCTGGCCGAAAGCTTCGACATCCGCGCGACGCGCATCCGCCGGGAGCGCGCGCAGGCGGTCCAGGACCTGAATGCCTGGGCCGAGGCCGACCGGGCGGCCTTCTTTCGGGCCGCGCTGCCGGTGATGGGTCAGGTGATGCAGGACCGGGGCGCCGTGGCGGTTCTGGACCGGCGCACGATCTTCGTGTCGCTGGACGCGATCGACGTCACCGAACAGCTGGTCGCGGCGCTGGACGATCGCATCGGCGACGGAGAGGGGGTCGTGCCGCTGCCCGATCAACCCCCGTCCGAGGATGCGCCCTAG
- a CDS encoding nucleoside hydrolase yields the protein MAQKIIIDTDPGQDDAVAILLALASPELQVLGIVAVAGNVPLALTEVNARKVVELSGRTDVPVYAGRDRPLSRDLVTAEHVHGKTGLDGIELPAPTLPLQAQDGVDFIVETLRTHDAGTVTLVPIGPLTNIAEAFRRAPDIIGRVQQIVLMGGAYFEVGNITPAAEFNIYVDPEAAAEVFAAGVPLVVMPLDVTHKALTDRAWVEAMRALPGRCGPAVAGWTDFFERFDTAKYGSLGAPLHDPCTIAWLLDPDLFQGRHINVEIEVEGRWTTGMTVADWWRVSGRTPNALFLKDVDRDALFDMIHDRIARLP from the coding sequence TTGGCACAGAAGATCATCATCGACACGGACCCCGGTCAGGACGACGCGGTGGCCATCCTGCTGGCGCTGGCCTCTCCGGAACTGCAGGTTTTGGGCATCGTCGCGGTGGCCGGCAACGTGCCGCTGGCCCTGACGGAGGTGAACGCCCGCAAGGTGGTCGAACTGTCGGGCCGGACCGACGTGCCGGTCTATGCGGGCCGCGACCGGCCCCTGTCGCGCGATCTGGTGACGGCCGAACACGTGCATGGCAAGACCGGTCTGGACGGGATCGAGCTGCCCGCGCCCACCCTGCCCCTGCAAGCGCAGGACGGCGTCGATTTCATCGTCGAGACCCTGCGCACCCATGATGCGGGCACCGTGACGCTGGTGCCCATCGGCCCGCTGACCAACATCGCCGAGGCATTCCGCCGCGCCCCCGACATCATCGGACGCGTGCAGCAGATCGTGCTGATGGGCGGCGCCTATTTCGAGGTGGGCAACATCACCCCCGCGGCCGAATTCAACATCTATGTCGATCCAGAGGCCGCGGCCGAGGTGTTCGCCGCGGGCGTGCCGCTGGTCGTCATGCCGCTGGACGTGACGCACAAGGCGCTGACCGACCGGGCCTGGGTCGAGGCGATGCGCGCCCTGCCTGGCCGCTGCGGCCCGGCCGTCGCGGGCTGGACCGACTTCTTCGAACGCTTCGATACCGCGAAATACGGCAGCCTCGGCGCGCCGCTGCATGATCCCTGCACCATTGCCTGGCTGCTGGACCCCGACCTGTTCCAGGGCCGCCACATCAACGTCGAGATCGAGGTTGAGGGCCGCTGGACCACCGGCATGACCGTCGCCGACTGGTGGCGCGTCAGCGGGCGGACGCCCAACGCGCTGTTCCTCAAGGACGTGGACCGCGACGCGCTGTTCGACATGATCCACGACCGCATCGCGCGGCTGCCCTAG
- a CDS encoding Fe(3+) ABC transporter substrate-binding protein, protein MRPLIIATLLGATAMPALAQEVNVYSHRQPELIQPLIDAFTAETGIPVNVAFVDKGMVERLQAEGDRSPADLVLTVDVARLGEVKDAGVLQPVEDPALEAIPAGLRDDENQWFALTTRARIVYASKERVADGEVTTYEDLADPKWEGRICTRSFTNDYNVALTAAYLAHHGEEETVAWLEGVKSNLAKRPEGGDRDQVKAIWAGECDISLGNTYYMGAMLKDAEQKEWAESVRIVFPTFEDGGTHVNVSGVAMTKSAPNRDAALQLMQFLAGEEAQRIYAETNNEFPVTEGVERSELVASWGDFTADDLTLTEISDLRPQALDLIERVNFDG, encoded by the coding sequence ATGCGTCCCCTGATCATCGCCACGCTGCTGGGTGCCACCGCCATGCCGGCCCTGGCGCAGGAAGTGAACGTCTATTCGCACCGCCAGCCCGAGCTGATCCAGCCGCTGATCGACGCCTTCACCGCCGAGACGGGCATTCCGGTCAACGTGGCCTTCGTCGACAAGGGCATGGTCGAGCGCCTGCAGGCCGAGGGCGACCGTTCGCCCGCCGATCTGGTGCTGACCGTCGACGTGGCCCGCCTGGGCGAGGTCAAGGACGCGGGCGTCCTGCAGCCGGTCGAGGACCCGGCGCTGGAGGCGATCCCCGCCGGCCTGCGCGACGACGAGAACCAGTGGTTCGCCCTGACCACCCGCGCCCGCATCGTCTATGCCAGCAAGGAGCGCGTGGCCGACGGAGAGGTCACCACCTACGAGGACCTCGCCGATCCGAAATGGGAAGGCCGCATCTGCACCCGCAGCTTCACCAACGACTATAACGTCGCGCTGACCGCGGCCTACCTGGCCCATCACGGCGAGGAAGAGACCGTCGCCTGGCTGGAGGGCGTCAAGTCGAACCTGGCCAAGCGTCCCGAGGGCGGCGACCGCGACCAGGTCAAGGCGATCTGGGCCGGCGAATGCGACATCAGCCTGGGCAACACCTACTACATGGGCGCGATGCTGAAGGATGCCGAGCAGAAGGAATGGGCCGAATCGGTCCGTATCGTCTTCCCGACCTTCGAGGATGGCGGCACGCATGTGAACGTGTCCGGCGTGGCGATGACCAAGTCCGCGCCGAACCGCGACGCGGCCCTGCAGCTGATGCAGTTCCTGGCCGGCGAAGAGGCACAGCGCATCTATGCCGAAACCAACAACGAGTTCCCCGTGACCGAGGGTGTCGAGCGGTCCGAGCTGGTGGCCAGCTGGGGCGACTTCACCGCCGACGATCTGACGCTGACCGAGATCTCGGACCTGCGCCCGCAGGCGCTGGACCTGATCGAACGCGTCAACTTCGACGGGTGA
- a CDS encoding ABC-F family ATP-binding cassette domain-containing protein, producing MARAPLLQLSDISLTYGGDPIFEGLSLNVQPGDRVALVGRNGSGKSTLMKVMAGFVEPDRGDVVLAAGVSTGYMEQDPDLSGFETLGDFARDGLEPGEDYLVDMAAEGLKFDPDRPVATASGGERRRAALARLLARAPELMLLDEPTNHLDIEAIGWLEDHLSQTRAGFVLISHDRAFLRRLTKATLWIDRGQVRRQERGFEGFEDWREATWAAEDDARHKLDRKIKAEARWAVEGISARRKRNQGRVRALAALRAERSSQIRRQGTAAMAFDSGTTSGKKVVEATGIAKAFGDKTILRPFDLRIQRGDRIAFVGPNGAGKTTLIKMLTGEIAPDQGTVTMGTNLEIAVFDQARAALNPDQTLWESLTGDPEMRVSGRADQVMVRGQPKHVVAYLKDFLFDDAQARAPVRSLSGGEKARLLLARLMARPSNLLVMDEPTNDLDVETLDLLQDLLGEYDGTVLLVSHDRDFIDRVADTTVAMEGDGRATVYAGGWSDYQAQRGETVVEEPVAVAKTAPVTDKPKATRDGLSFTERHRLEALPGVIAKLEAEIAKLSEFMSDPTLFQTAPAKFEKASLALSERQAALADAEEEWMSLEEKAAV from the coding sequence ATGGCACGCGCACCCCTTTTGCAACTCTCCGACATCTCGCTGACCTATGGCGGCGATCCCATTTTCGAGGGCCTGTCCCTGAACGTTCAGCCGGGCGACCGCGTCGCGCTGGTCGGTCGGAACGGGTCGGGCAAGTCCACCCTGATGAAGGTGATGGCCGGTTTCGTCGAACCCGACCGGGGCGACGTCGTCCTGGCCGCCGGTGTCTCGACCGGCTACATGGAGCAGGACCCCGACTTGTCCGGCTTCGAGACGCTCGGCGATTTCGCCCGCGACGGGCTGGAGCCGGGCGAGGATTACCTGGTCGACATGGCGGCCGAGGGCCTGAAGTTCGACCCAGACCGCCCCGTGGCCACCGCATCGGGCGGCGAACGCCGCCGCGCGGCCCTGGCCCGCCTGCTGGCGCGGGCGCCCGAACTGATGCTGCTGGACGAGCCGACCAACCACCTGGACATCGAGGCCATCGGCTGGCTGGAGGACCATCTGTCCCAGACCCGTGCGGGTTTCGTGCTGATCAGCCACGACCGCGCCTTTCTGCGCCGCCTGACCAAGGCGACGCTGTGGATCGACCGTGGCCAGGTCCGTCGGCAGGAACGGGGCTTTGAAGGCTTCGAGGATTGGCGCGAGGCGACCTGGGCCGCCGAGGATGACGCCCGCCACAAGCTGGACCGCAAGATCAAGGCCGAGGCCCGGTGGGCCGTCGAGGGCATCAGTGCGCGCAGGAAGCGCAACCAGGGCCGCGTCCGCGCCCTTGCCGCCCTGCGGGCCGAGCGCAGCAGCCAGATCCGCCGTCAGGGCACCGCCGCGATGGCGTTCGACAGCGGCACCACCAGCGGCAAGAAGGTGGTCGAGGCCACCGGCATCGCCAAGGCCTTCGGCGACAAGACCATCCTGCGGCCCTTCGATCTGCGCATCCAGCGCGGCGATCGCATCGCCTTTGTCGGGCCGAACGGCGCGGGCAAGACCACGCTGATCAAGATGCTGACCGGAGAGATCGCCCCCGACCAGGGCACGGTCACGATGGGCACCAACCTGGAGATCGCGGTCTTCGACCAAGCCCGCGCCGCGTTGAACCCCGACCAGACGCTGTGGGAATCGCTGACCGGCGACCCCGAGATGCGCGTGTCGGGCCGCGCCGACCAGGTGATGGTGCGGGGCCAGCCCAAGCATGTCGTGGCCTATCTGAAGGATTTCCTGTTCGACGACGCCCAGGCCCGCGCGCCCGTCCGCAGCCTGTCTGGCGGCGAGAAGGCGCGTCTGCTGTTGGCGCGGCTGATGGCGCGGCCGTCGAACCTGCTGGTCATGGACGAACCTACCAACGATCTGGACGTCGAGACGTTGGACCTGCTGCAGGACCTGCTGGGCGAATATGACGGCACCGTGCTGCTGGTCAGCCACGACCGCGATTTCATCGACCGGGTGGCCGACACCACCGTGGCGATGGAGGGTGACGGCCGTGCCACCGTCTATGCTGGCGGGTGGAGCGATTACCAAGCGCAGCGCGGCGAGACCGTGGTCGAGGAACCCGTCGCGGTCGCCAAGACCGCGCCCGTGACGGACAAGCCCAAGGCCACCCGCGACGGCCTCAGCTTTACTGAGCGCCACCGCCTGGAGGCGCTGCCCGGCGTCATCGCCAAGCTGGAGGCGGAAATCGCCAAGCTGTCGGAATTCATGTCCGACCCGACGCTGTTCCAGACCGCGCCGGCCAAGTTCGAAAAGGCCAGCCTGGCCCTGTCCGAACGTCAGGCCGCCCTGGCCGATGCCGAGGAGGAATGGATGTCGCTGGAGGAAAAGGCCGCCGTCTAG